The following coding sequences are from one Diabrotica virgifera virgifera chromosome 2, PGI_DIABVI_V3a window:
- the LOC114326486 gene encoding uncharacterized protein LOC114326486 encodes MAYLNESHPEIFFAIPRPGGIAKIDLPEPFPGREIRTSKGTLISRRSVGSNRSMRSRRSSRSKSGFPVAEFLKVSPGYTTRDYRVTTAMVSSPWVLFDNSFEFPRPPNPAQDAMDLLAITLSTVMLLAAGHAEIPKEHQRWSLSYLENVRDQFGNNPPNVRGIINHMKMLDPELKSFNDNDKVNNDIEVEDDAGAEGGTEPTPS; translated from the exons atggcATATTTAAACGAAAGTCATCCAGAAATATTCTTCGCTATTCCGAGGCCTGGAGGAATAGCAAAAATAGATCTTCCCGAACCTTTCCCAGGAAGAGAGATTAGAACATCCAAAGGAACATTAATATCTAGAAGAAGTGTTGGATCTAATAGATCTATGAGATCGAGAAGATCATCAAGGTCAAAAAGTGGATTTCCTGTAGCAGAATT tcTCAAAGTCAGTCCAGGATATACTACAAGAGATTATCGGGTAACTACTGCGATGGTATCGTCCCCGTGGGTACTGTTCGATAACTCTTTTGAATTTCCCCGACCTCCAAACCCAGCTCAAGATGCTATGGATCTTTTAGCAATAACGTTAAGTACGGTCATGCTATTGGCAGCTGGACATGCAGAAATTCCAAAGGAGCATCAAAg GTGGTCTTTAAGTTACTTAGAAAACGTCAGGGATCAATTTGGAAATAATCCTCCCAATGTCAGAGGAATTATCAACCATATGAAGATGTTAGATCCTGAATTGAAGTCATTTAACGATAACGACAAAGTGAATAATGATATAGAAGTCGAGGATGATGCTGGAGCAGAAGGTGGAACTGAGCCTACTCCTTCTTAA